The Procambarus clarkii isolate CNS0578487 chromosome 24, FALCON_Pclarkii_2.0, whole genome shotgun sequence genome includes a region encoding these proteins:
- the LOC138368037 gene encoding variant surface antigen B-like, with the protein MKENSLSPFVVMKLELEDGNNEVECKMLAKNINSSDTFASIKFNIYVEVGEKETTKESQGEGGGGESRTIGGEGGGRESQTVGGKGGGRDSQTVGGEEIGRESQTVGGKGGGRDSLTVGGEEIGRESETAGGERGR; encoded by the coding sequence ATGAAAGAAAATTCACTATCCCCATTTGTGGTTATGAAACTTGAACTTGAAGACGGTAATAATGAAGTGGAATGTAAAATGTTGGCTAAGAATATTAATTCCTCAGACacatttgctagcattaaatttaacatttatgtGGAAGTCGGAGAAAAAGAAACAACAAAAGAATcacaaggagaaggaggaggaggagaatcacgAACaataggaggagaaggaggaggaagagaatcacaaacagtaggaggaaaaggaggaggaagagattcACAAACAGTAGGAGGAGAAGAAATAGGAAGAGAATCACAAACAgtaggaggaaaaggaggaggaagagattcACTAACAGTAGGAGGAGAAGAAATAGGAAGAGAATCAGAAACAGCAGGAGGAGAACGAGGAAGATAA